The proteins below come from a single Bactrocera dorsalis isolate Fly_Bdor chromosome 5, ASM2337382v1, whole genome shotgun sequence genomic window:
- the LOC105227863 gene encoding uncharacterized protein LOC105227863 — translation MSHKVCVVYAVLSILLYTTATVQAGVLRAEKLAESPVTEAQASGSEQPESTTIDIIIGDEVALSRDEDATVKIAIASLDPAPDTIEGIEITLDTVDAKTEEPKQDETADTQTEEQAQTEAALSRDEAATIKVNAHETADLAQSIPASSVEITGTPQKSSKLLLLSTPRLAREQEENIAEPEDVDINTALSTDDTTELSVENQSDNDKSSAESEEQDTKGATEEPSFLTRVRDAIFGKKPADETTAKLDEQEVAPTPSDEVLKADKEEIKKDEEAAKPAAAEQTPAPHNDNAATAVLIETEADYVLVDSDVEHLEHLGSFTHAESEEYLQPIVHSVEVVPSHFEEPLLFTTSYVHAW, via the coding sequence ATGTCGCACAAAGTGTGTGTTGTTTACGCAGTCCTGAGTATCCTTTTGTATACGACGGCAACCGTACAAGCGGGTGTGCTACGCGCTGAAAAGCTAGCTGAGTCGCCAGTAACAGAAGCACAAGCCAGCGGGAGCGAACAACCTGAGAGCACAACCATCgatattattattggcgatgaaGTGGCGCTCAGCAGAGATGAAGATGCCACTGTGAAGATTGCTATTGCCTCCTTAGATCCGGCACCGGACACGATCGAAGGCATAGAAATCACGTTGGACACAGTCGACGCTAAAACTGAGGAACCAAAGCAAGATGAGACGGCTGACACGCAAACAGAGGAGCAAGCGCAAACTGAAGCCGCACTCAGCAGAGATGAAGCTGCCACGATCAAAGTCAATGCGCACGAAACTGCTGATCTTGCACAGAGCATACCAGCCAGCAGCGTGGAAATCACAGGCACACCACAAAAGTCGTCCAAACTGCTGTTGCTGAGCACACCAAGACTGGCACGCGAGCAAGAGGAAAATATTGCCGAACCCGAGGATGTTGATATCAACACCGCGCTATCCACGGATGACACCACCGAGTTGAGCGTTGAGAACCAAAGTGACAACGACAAGTCGAGCGCGGAAAGTGAAGAGCAGGACACAAAAGGCGCCACTGAAGAACCCAGCTTCCTCACACGTGTACGCGAtgcaatttttggcaaaaaaccaGCGGACGAAACGACAGCAAAATTAGATGAGCAGGAAGTTGCACCCACACCGAGCGATGAGGTGTTAAAGGCGGATAAGGAGGAGATTAAGAAAGACGAAGAGGCCGCCAAACCAGCCGCTGCTGAACAGACGCCAGCGCCACATAATGATAATGCCGCGACCGCTGTACTAATCGAAACCGAGGCTGACTATGTGCTCGTCGACAGCGATGTCGAGCACCTGGAGCATCTGGGCAGTTTCACACATGCTGAGAGCGAGGAGTACTTGCAGCCCATTGTGCACTCCGTGGAAGTAGTGCCGTCGCATTTTGAGGAACCGCTGCTTTTCACCACCAGCTACGTGCACGCTTGGTAG
- the LOC105227862 gene encoding uncharacterized protein LOC105227862 — MSRFFQVLLVASLAFALCAAEAPRFRGRNGRLQLSKQRSRFLARQEVAEEAGVTPYPSAKELIPEILFDEAAAAAAPEIPVEAEAPAAPEGDINVSVNVDLPAEQAPAEEEADEPALADDAEGEHEPDLIYGPPEAEDVPVVNEITPVDEIEATIAEEEEEQAAEEEAIESARLTSGRRINARKSARPAKLRAAVRARANSAKSARLVKAKVSTKARSARLQQLPQQPQFFNPQQFAAQQQQQPVFYYTAGQLQQW, encoded by the coding sequence ATGTCGCGTTTCTTCCAAGTCCTGCTCGTCGCCTCCTTGGCTTTCGCACTCTGCGCCGCCGAAGCGCCACGTTTCCGTGGACGCAATGGACGTTTACAACTCTCCAAGCAACGTAGCCGCTTCTTGGCACGTCAAGAAGTCGCTGAAGAAGCAGGTGTAACCCCATACCCCTCCGCCAAGGAACTGATACCAGAAATTCTATTCGATGAAGCCGCTGCCGCCGCTGCACCTGAGATACCCGTTGAAGCCGAAGCACCAGCTGCACCAGAAGGTGATATTAATGTCTCTGTGAATGTTGATCTCCCAGCCGAGCAGGCACCAGCTGAAGAAGAAGCTGATGAACCCGCGCTCGCCGATGATGCTGAAGGTGAACACGAACCAGATCTCATCTATGGCCCACCAGAAGCTGAGGATGTACCAGTTGTTAATGAAATTACTCCCGTTGACGAAATCGAAGCCACCATCGCTGAGGAAGAAGAGGAACAAGCTGCTGAAGAGGAGGCTATCGAATCTGCTCGTTTGACTTCAGGTCGTCGCATCAACGCACGTAAATCCGCTCGTCCAGCTAAGTTGCGTGCTGCCGTTCGTGCTCGTGCCAACTCCGCTAAATCGGCCAGACTTGTTAAAGCCAAGGTTTCGACCAAAGCTCGCTCAGCTCGTCTGCAACAGTTGCCACAACAGCCACAATTCTTCAATCCTCAACAGTTTGCTgctcaacaacagcaacaacctgTCTTCTACTACACCGCTGGTCAATTGCAACAATGGTAA